A genomic region of Mesobacillus jeotgali contains the following coding sequences:
- the hflC gene encoding protease modulator HflC, giving the protein MADQNVIDINERSGGSWRKYTKFGIFLVILIALLVFIFTNVFIVKQGEYKVVRQFGEVVRIIKEPGLNYKVPFIQSVTTLPKYQMTYDVSQAEINTKDKKRMLIDNYAIWRIEDPKKMISNARTLEGAESRMEEFIYSVVRSELGKLDYDEIINDEKSSRGSLNDRVTEKVNELLAGGNYGVVVTDVRMKRTDLPEENEMSVFTRMISERESKAQEYLSMGDAQKNRVIAQTDREVKELLAKASADAETIRGEGEGEAAKVYNQTFSKDPEFYKMFRTLESYKKTINGETVIVLPSDSPYARMLMGYTN; this is encoded by the coding sequence ATGGCTGATCAAAACGTGATTGATATTAATGAACGCAGTGGTGGTTCCTGGCGAAAATATACCAAATTTGGAATCTTCCTGGTCATCCTTATTGCACTGCTTGTTTTCATTTTCACTAATGTTTTCATCGTGAAACAAGGCGAGTATAAAGTGGTAAGGCAATTTGGAGAAGTTGTTAGGATCATCAAAGAACCTGGTTTGAATTACAAAGTCCCGTTTATCCAGAGTGTCACGACATTGCCTAAATACCAGATGACATATGATGTTTCCCAGGCGGAAATCAACACGAAGGACAAGAAGAGAATGCTGATTGACAATTATGCGATATGGCGAATTGAAGATCCTAAAAAGATGATTTCAAACGCGAGAACGCTAGAGGGTGCGGAATCGAGAATGGAGGAATTCATCTATTCGGTTGTCCGTTCTGAGCTTGGTAAGCTGGACTATGACGAAATAATCAATGATGAAAAGTCATCTCGTGGTTCATTGAATGACAGGGTGACTGAAAAAGTCAATGAGCTGCTCGCTGGCGGTAATTATGGAGTCGTTGTGACAGATGTCCGAATGAAGAGGACCGACCTGCCGGAAGAAAATGAAATGTCTGTTTTTACGAGAATGATCTCTGAGCGTGAGTCTAAGGCACAGGAATACCTTTCCATGGGAGATGCCCAGAAAAACAGAGTCATCGCCCAGACGGACAGGGAAGTGAAAGAGCTTCTGGCAAAGGCATCAGCAGACGCTGAAACCATCCGAGGCGAAGGGGAAGGGGAAGCTGCTAAAGTATACAACCAGACTTTCTCTAAAGACCCGGAATTCTACAAAATGTTCCGCACATTGGAATCCTATAAAAAGACAATCAACGGTGAAACCGTCATTGTCCTCCCATCTGATTCACCGTACGCAAGAATGCTGATGGGTTACACAAATTAA
- the hflK gene encoding FtsH protease activity modulator HflK produces MVSLKKIYVTSGIVVLAIIIGLTAFTTWYTVDESEQAVILTFGKVEEGISEPGLHFKLPWPIQSVEKLSKETFSLQFGYEEKDGEIKEFPDETKMITGDENIVLADLVVQWKITDPEKYLYNADNPREILYDATSASVRSIIGSSEIDEALTSGKAEIEAEVRDLLSSLIEKYDMGVSVLGVKLQDVELPNDEVRKAFTDVTDARETMNTKINEAKKYRNQKLNEAQGEKDALISRAEGEKAARIERARGDVAVFNKLLVEYKNNPDITRQRLILETLEQVLPGTEIYIMNDDGNTMKYFPIRPLEGDKPKSEQEGSEKNNG; encoded by the coding sequence ATGGTAAGCTTAAAAAAAATCTACGTGACGAGCGGGATTGTCGTCTTGGCCATTATTATAGGTCTTACGGCTTTCACGACGTGGTATACGGTCGATGAGTCAGAACAGGCGGTCATCTTGACGTTTGGAAAAGTTGAGGAAGGCATCAGCGAACCGGGTTTGCACTTTAAACTGCCTTGGCCAATCCAGAGTGTCGAGAAATTATCGAAAGAAACTTTCAGCCTTCAGTTTGGTTATGAGGAAAAGGACGGAGAAATCAAGGAATTTCCAGATGAAACAAAAATGATTACTGGTGACGAAAACATCGTCCTTGCCGATCTGGTTGTTCAATGGAAAATAACAGATCCGGAAAAATACCTGTACAACGCAGATAATCCACGAGAAATCTTGTATGATGCTACCTCAGCGTCTGTAAGGAGCATTATCGGAAGTTCAGAAATTGATGAAGCATTGACTTCGGGAAAAGCAGAAATCGAAGCGGAAGTCCGTGATTTATTATCATCGTTGATTGAAAAGTATGATATGGGTGTATCCGTCCTCGGTGTAAAGCTCCAGGATGTTGAATTGCCAAATGACGAAGTGCGCAAGGCTTTTACTGATGTTACAGATGCGCGTGAAACCATGAATACGAAAATAAATGAAGCAAAGAAATACCGCAACCAGAAGTTGAACGAAGCCCAGGGGGAAAAGGATGCGCTGATCTCAAGAGCGGAAGGGGAAAAAGCTGCGAGGATCGAACGGGCTAGAGGTGACGTCGCTGTATTCAACAAGCTGCTAGTTGAATACAAAAACAATCCGGACATCACAAGACAGCGTTTAATCCTAGAAACGCTTGAGCAAGTCCTGCCAGGAACGGAGATTTACATCATGAATGATGATGGCAATACGATGAAGTATTTCCCGATTCGCCCGCTTGAAGGAGATAAACCTAAGTCAGAACAGGAAGGCAGTGAAAAGAATAATGGCTGA
- the pnpS gene encoding two-component system histidine kinase PnpS: MTKYRTRLLFALITLIIIVLVGLGLLLGQLFKNYYINSFNERLKIELNLLTSNIEQNGGLASLDTEEISRMSGLLNARITIVDLEGDIHYDTGELSSTKINRHRDIIGDIVKDTPEEQSDLEVGGGFDLHYYWSPLIHDGEKEGYVFLTTKIDELQKAYRQIWWILTVSLGMALIVIILLGTRITNRYTKPIESATNVAIELAKGNYRARTYEDHIDETGMLSSSINILARNLQELMKLKESQQDRLTTLIENMGSGLILIDSRGFINLINKPYKEIFNVEASEYLYKLYYEVIDHEEITQMVEEIFMTEQKVRKQVVLPLEIERRHFEVYGVPIIGTNNVWKGILLVFHDITELKKLEQMRKDFVANVSHELKTPITSIKGFSETLLDGAMHDKATLEAFLEIILKESDRLQVLIQELLDLSKIEQHGFRLTNGRVDLVKEANEVIEILKGKAAQKDIMLKLSQPSEEAVIEGDPDRLKQVLINLVSNAITYTPNGGSVEISLTDQENSISVVVKDSGIGIEKSEITRIFERFYRVDKARSRNSGGTGLGLAIVKHIVEAHKGHIEVDSQIGKGTTFTIKLFKKLPQ, translated from the coding sequence ATGACAAAGTACCGAACGCGTCTCTTGTTTGCCCTCATTACCCTGATCATCATCGTGTTGGTGGGCTTGGGCCTGCTTTTAGGGCAATTATTCAAGAATTACTATATTAACTCATTCAATGAACGGCTGAAAATTGAACTGAATCTTTTAACCTCCAATATCGAACAAAATGGAGGACTCGCATCGCTGGATACTGAAGAAATTTCACGGATGAGCGGCTTGCTTAACGCAAGGATCACCATCGTTGATCTTGAGGGTGACATCCATTATGACACAGGTGAACTATCAAGCACGAAAATCAACAGGCACAGGGATATTATTGGCGACATCGTTAAAGACACTCCTGAAGAGCAGAGCGACCTGGAAGTTGGCGGAGGCTTTGACCTGCATTATTATTGGAGTCCCCTCATTCATGATGGCGAAAAAGAAGGCTATGTTTTTTTAACAACAAAGATTGATGAGCTTCAGAAAGCTTATCGTCAAATATGGTGGATTCTTACCGTTAGCCTTGGCATGGCGCTAATTGTCATCATCCTTCTCGGTACAAGGATCACCAACCGCTATACGAAGCCGATCGAGTCAGCGACAAACGTCGCGATCGAGTTGGCAAAAGGAAATTATCGGGCCAGGACATATGAGGATCATATTGACGAAACGGGCATGCTGAGTTCGTCTATCAATATCCTTGCCAGAAATCTTCAGGAACTGATGAAGCTGAAAGAATCCCAGCAAGACAGATTGACCACACTGATTGAAAATATGGGCAGCGGTCTGATTCTAATCGACAGCAGGGGCTTTATCAACTTGATTAATAAGCCTTACAAGGAAATTTTTAATGTGGAGGCTTCTGAATACCTCTACAAACTTTACTATGAAGTAATTGATCATGAAGAAATCACACAGATGGTCGAAGAGATTTTCATGACAGAACAAAAAGTACGGAAGCAAGTTGTTTTGCCATTGGAAATCGAACGACGCCATTTCGAAGTTTATGGAGTGCCGATTATCGGGACAAACAATGTTTGGAAGGGAATCCTTCTCGTTTTCCATGATATTACCGAATTGAAGAAACTGGAGCAGATGAGAAAGGACTTTGTGGCTAATGTCTCACATGAACTTAAGACACCGATTACCTCTATTAAAGGTTTTTCGGAAACGCTGCTGGATGGTGCGATGCATGATAAGGCAACACTTGAAGCATTCCTCGAAATCATTTTAAAGGAAAGTGACCGTCTTCAGGTATTGATCCAGGAATTGCTCGACCTTTCGAAGATTGAGCAGCATGGTTTCCGACTGACTAATGGAAGAGTTGATCTCGTAAAAGAAGCAAATGAAGTCATTGAGATTTTAAAAGGAAAAGCCGCACAAAAGGATATTATGCTGAAGCTCAGTCAGCCCAGCGAAGAGGCAGTCATTGAAGGAGATCCAGACAGGCTCAAGCAGGTGTTGATCAACCTTGTCAGCAATGCAATTACCTACACTCCAAATGGCGGCAGTGTAGAGATTTCTTTAACTGACCAGGAAAATTCCATTTCGGTTGTGGTCAAGGATTCCGGTATAGGAATCGAGAAGAGCGAAATAACGAGGATTTTCGAACGGTTTTACCGGGTGGACAAGGCAAGAAGCCGGAACTCTGGCGGAACAGGACTAGGCCTTGCCATCGTCAAACACATTGTTGAAGCACATAAAGGACATATCGAAGTCGACAGCCAGATAGGCAAAGGGACAACTTTTACGATCAAGCTCTTTAAAAAGCTGCCTCAATAG
- a CDS encoding response regulator transcription factor: MNKKVLVVDDEQSIVTLLKYNLEQAGFTVVTGMDGEEGIRLAADERPDLMVLDLMLPKLDGMEVCKLLRQQKINVPILMLTAKDDEFDKVLGLELGADDYMTKPFSPREVVARVKAILRRTQTQPEIVEGKLEDEGQIKIGDVKIMPDFYEAYFMENLLELTPKEFELLLYLAKNKGRVLTRDQLLSAVWNYDFAGDTRIVDVHISHLREKIEQNTKKPSYIKTIRGLGYKLEEPKGE, translated from the coding sequence ATGAACAAGAAGGTCTTGGTTGTGGATGATGAACAGTCTATTGTGACATTGCTGAAGTATAATCTGGAACAAGCTGGCTTTACAGTGGTAACAGGAATGGACGGCGAGGAAGGGATCCGCCTTGCTGCTGATGAAAGACCAGATTTGATGGTTTTGGATTTGATGCTTCCGAAGCTCGATGGCATGGAGGTATGCAAGCTGCTCAGGCAGCAGAAAATCAATGTTCCGATTCTGATGCTGACGGCAAAAGATGATGAATTTGACAAAGTGCTTGGTCTGGAATTGGGCGCTGATGATTACATGACTAAGCCGTTCAGTCCGCGAGAGGTTGTAGCAAGGGTAAAAGCTATTCTCAGAAGAACGCAGACTCAGCCCGAAATAGTGGAGGGAAAGTTGGAGGATGAGGGGCAAATCAAGATTGGTGATGTTAAAATCATGCCGGATTTCTATGAAGCTTATTTTATGGAAAACTTGCTTGAATTGACTCCGAAAGAATTCGAGCTGCTTCTTTACCTGGCAAAGAATAAAGGCAGAGTGCTGACTCGTGACCAGCTGCTCAGCGCTGTGTGGAATTATGACTTTGCAGGAGATACAAGAATTGTAGATGTACATATAAGCCACTTACGGGAAAAAATCGAACAGAATACGAAAAAACCATCCTATATCAAAACTATACGAGGACTTGGCTATAAGCTGGAGGAACCAAAGGGAGAATGA
- a CDS encoding MaoC/PaaZ C-terminal domain-containing protein produces the protein MLLGRKRKLGRKIEEITVGEKLTLTEKIEDKDLLLYLGLTNDANPLYIQHDYASQTPYEKPIVPAIMLNGIITSAVSKYLPGPGSHILKQDIEYVKPVYHYGTVQFFFEVTEVIRSKHNVEISVTGKNEEDETVVKGLLLVCPPYPVQRMEGKALENF, from the coding sequence ATGCTGCTTGGAAGAAAACGTAAGCTTGGCAGGAAAATAGAAGAAATCACTGTCGGAGAAAAATTAACATTAACAGAAAAGATCGAAGATAAAGACCTTCTCTTATATTTGGGATTGACGAATGATGCCAATCCTTTATATATCCAGCATGATTACGCGTCACAGACGCCTTATGAAAAACCGATTGTTCCGGCAATCATGCTGAATGGAATCATCACTTCAGCTGTTTCAAAATATCTCCCGGGACCAGGGAGCCATATTCTGAAGCAGGATATTGAGTATGTGAAGCCTGTATACCATTATGGTACAGTACAATTCTTTTTTGAAGTTACCGAAGTGATCAGGAGTAAGCATAATGTTGAAATTTCGGTTACTGGAAAAAATGAAGAAGATGAGACAGTTGTAAAGGGGCTGCTGCTCGTCTGTCCTCCATATCCAGTCCAGCGTATGGAAGGAAAAGCATTAGAAAACTTTTAA
- the mdh gene encoding malate dehydrogenase produces the protein MSLKRKKISVIGGGFTGATTAFLLAQKELGDVVLVDIPQMENPTKGKALDMLEASPVQGFDANITGTSSYEDTKDSDIVVVTAGIARKPGMSRDDLVQTNQKIMKSVAQEIAKHSPDSFIVVLTNPVDAMTYTIFKESGFPKNRVIGQSGVLDTARFRTFVAQELNLSVKDVTGFVLGGHGDDMVPLVRYSYAGGIPLETLIPKERLDAIVERTRKGGGEIVNLLGNGSAYYAPAASLVEMCEAILKDQRRVLPSIAYLEGEYGYEGIYLGVPTILGAGGIEKVIELELTAEEKAALDKSAEAVRNVMAVLA, from the coding sequence ATGTCATTGAAACGCAAAAAGATTTCAGTCATTGGTGGAGGATTCACAGGAGCAACAACAGCATTCTTGCTAGCACAGAAGGAACTTGGGGATGTAGTATTAGTCGATATCCCGCAAATGGAAAACCCTACAAAGGGTAAGGCGCTTGATATGCTAGAAGCGAGCCCAGTCCAAGGCTTTGACGCGAATATTACCGGTACTTCCAGCTATGAAGATACGAAAGACTCAGATATCGTTGTTGTTACAGCTGGTATTGCGCGCAAACCTGGCATGAGCCGTGATGACCTTGTCCAGACGAACCAAAAAATCATGAAAAGTGTAGCCCAGGAAATTGCCAAGCACTCCCCTGATAGTTTCATCGTTGTATTGACTAATCCAGTTGATGCGATGACTTACACTATTTTCAAAGAGTCGGGCTTTCCTAAAAATCGCGTAATCGGCCAATCGGGCGTATTGGACACTGCTCGTTTCCGTACATTCGTAGCCCAGGAATTAAACCTATCTGTTAAAGACGTTACAGGTTTCGTTCTTGGTGGCCACGGCGATGACATGGTTCCACTTGTGCGTTATTCATATGCAGGGGGCATTCCTCTTGAAACACTTATTCCAAAAGAACGCCTTGATGCCATCGTTGAACGCACTCGCAAAGGCGGCGGCGAAATCGTCAACCTACTTGGAAATGGCAGCGCTTACTATGCGCCGGCAGCTTCCCTGGTTGAAATGTGTGAAGCTATCTTGAAGGATCAGCGACGGGTATTGCCTTCTATTGCATATCTAGAAGGAGAGTATGGATACGAAGGAATTTACCTTGGAGTTCCAACAATCCTTGGCGCTGGCGGGATCGAAAAAGTAATCGAGCTTGAATTGACTGCAGAAGAAAAAGCAGCACTTGATAAGTCTGCAGAAGCAGTCCGCAACGTCATGGCTGTACTTGCTTAA
- the icd gene encoding NADP-dependent isocitrate dehydrogenase, which yields MQGEKITVKDGVLNVPNNPIVPFIEGDGTGPDIWAASVRVLDAAVEKAYKGERKIVWKEVLAGEKAFNQTGEWLPSETLELINEYLIAIKGPLTTPIGGGIRSLNVALRQELDLFVCLRPVRWFEGVPSPVKRPQDTDMVIFRENTEDIYAGIEYASGSDEVKKLLEFLQNEMGVNKIRFPETSGIGIKPVSKEGTERLVRSAINYAITEGRKSLTLVHKGNIMKFTEGAFKNWGYELAEKEFGDKVFTWAQYDKIKEEQGTDAANKAQADAEAAGKIIVKDAIADIFLQQILTRPKEFDVVATMNLNGDYISDALAAQVGGIGIAPGANINYETGHAIFEATHGTAPKYAGLDKVNPSSVILSGVLMLEHLGWTEAANLIVKSMEKSIASKVVTYDFARLMDGATEVKTSEFGDELIKNMG from the coding sequence ATGCAAGGTGAAAAAATCACAGTTAAAGATGGAGTTTTAAACGTACCAAACAACCCAATCGTTCCTTTTATCGAAGGTGACGGCACAGGTCCAGATATCTGGGCAGCTTCTGTCCGCGTTCTTGATGCTGCTGTTGAAAAAGCATACAAGGGTGAGCGCAAGATTGTCTGGAAGGAAGTTCTTGCTGGAGAAAAGGCATTCAACCAAACTGGTGAGTGGCTTCCAAGCGAAACTTTAGAGTTGATCAATGAATACTTAATCGCGATTAAGGGACCTTTAACAACACCAATCGGCGGCGGAATCCGCTCTCTTAACGTTGCATTGCGCCAGGAATTGGATCTATTCGTGTGCCTGCGCCCTGTTCGCTGGTTCGAAGGTGTTCCTTCTCCGGTAAAGCGTCCTCAAGACACTGACATGGTTATTTTCCGTGAAAATACTGAAGATATCTATGCTGGTATCGAGTATGCAAGCGGATCTGATGAAGTCAAAAAACTTCTTGAATTCCTGCAAAACGAAATGGGTGTAAACAAAATCCGTTTCCCTGAAACTTCAGGTATCGGAATCAAGCCTGTTTCGAAAGAAGGAACAGAGCGCCTTGTACGTTCAGCGATCAATTACGCCATCACAGAAGGCCGTAAGTCATTAACGCTTGTACATAAAGGCAATATCATGAAGTTCACAGAAGGCGCGTTCAAAAACTGGGGATATGAACTTGCTGAAAAGGAATTCGGTGATAAGGTATTCACATGGGCTCAGTATGACAAGATTAAGGAAGAACAAGGTACTGATGCAGCAAACAAAGCTCAGGCTGATGCTGAAGCTGCTGGCAAGATCATCGTTAAAGATGCGATTGCAGATATCTTCCTTCAGCAAATTCTTACACGTCCGAAAGAGTTCGATGTTGTTGCAACAATGAACCTTAACGGAGACTACATTTCTGATGCACTTGCAGCACAGGTAGGCGGTATCGGTATCGCTCCTGGAGCAAACATCAACTATGAAACTGGCCACGCTATTTTCGAAGCGACACATGGTACAGCTCCGAAATATGCTGGTTTGGATAAAGTTAACCCATCTTCTGTTATCCTTTCAGGCGTTCTTATGCTTGAGCACCTTGGCTGGACTGAAGCAGCTAACTTAATCGTCAAGTCAATGGAAAAATCAATTGCATCAAAGGTTGTAACATATGACTTCGCTCGTTTGATGGATGGCGCTACAGAAGTCAAGACTTCTGAGTTCGGTGATGAACTGATCAAGAACATGGGCTAA
- the citZ gene encoding citrate synthase, which produces MTVTRGLEGVVATTSSISSIIDDTLTYVGYDIDDLAENASFEEVIYLLWHRKLPTAAELDELKKQLAENAALPKEVLEHFKMYPIDKVHPMAAVRSAVSLLGLYDDESDVMEKEANYRKAIRLQAKMPAIVTAFARVRKGLEPIAPREDLNFAANFLYMLTGEEPDEIAVEAMNKALVLHADHELNASTFTARVCVATLSDVYSGVTAAIGALKGPLHGGANEAVMKMLTEIGTLENVEPAIRGKLANKEKIMGFGHRVYRLGDPRAKHLREMSKRLTGLTGEPHWYEMSTKIEEIVTGEKNLPPNVDFYSASVYHSLGIDHDLFTPIFAVSRVSGWLAHILEQYDNNRLIRPRADYTGPGKQEYVAIEMR; this is translated from the coding sequence ATGACAGTAACACGTGGTCTTGAAGGGGTAGTGGCAACAACATCTTCTATCAGCTCTATTATCGATGACACGCTGACTTATGTAGGCTATGACATTGACGATCTGGCTGAAAATGCTAGTTTCGAAGAAGTGATTTACTTATTATGGCACCGTAAGCTTCCTACAGCAGCAGAATTGGACGAATTGAAAAAGCAGCTTGCAGAGAATGCCGCTTTGCCAAAGGAAGTTCTTGAGCATTTCAAGATGTACCCGATCGATAAAGTCCATCCGATGGCTGCAGTTCGCTCGGCTGTATCTCTTTTAGGGTTATATGATGATGAATCAGATGTAATGGAAAAAGAAGCGAATTACCGCAAAGCAATCCGCCTCCAGGCTAAGATGCCAGCTATCGTTACGGCTTTCGCAAGAGTAAGGAAAGGTCTTGAGCCAATCGCGCCAAGAGAAGACCTTAACTTCGCGGCAAACTTCCTTTACATGCTGACTGGGGAAGAGCCAGATGAAATAGCAGTAGAAGCAATGAACAAGGCGCTAGTGCTTCATGCTGACCATGAGCTTAACGCTTCAACATTCACTGCGCGTGTCTGTGTTGCAACACTATCTGATGTTTATTCTGGTGTTACAGCTGCGATCGGTGCATTGAAAGGCCCTCTTCATGGAGGAGCAAATGAAGCAGTTATGAAAATGCTTACTGAAATCGGCACTCTTGAAAATGTTGAGCCTGCAATCCGCGGAAAGCTTGCGAACAAAGAAAAGATCATGGGCTTTGGACATCGCGTATACCGCCTGGGAGACCCACGCGCGAAACATTTGAGGGAAATGTCCAAGAGGCTGACTGGGCTGACTGGTGAACCTCACTGGTACGAAATGTCCACTAAGATTGAAGAAATCGTTACAGGCGAAAAGAATCTTCCGCCAAATGTGGACTTCTACTCAGCATCTGTATACCACAGCCTTGGCATCGACCATGACCTGTTCACGCCGATTTTCGCTGTAAGCCGTGTTTCAGGATGGCTTGCACATATCCTCGAACAGTATGACAACAACCGCCTGATCCGCCCTCGTGCAGACTATACAGGTCCTGGCAAGCAAGAATATGTTGCCATCGAAATGAGATAA
- a CDS encoding DUF441 domain-containing protein, with translation MLEPMLFLLTLLAIAFLAKNQSLIIAVLVLLVMKIAGVEAKTFSLLQGKGINWGVTVITIAVLAPIASGDIGFKDLGGAFKSPYAWIALISGMAVALLAKGGVTLLAEDPHITTALVLGTILAVSLFKGVAVGPLIGAGIAFAAMKIFELFK, from the coding sequence ATGCTTGAGCCTATGCTTTTTTTACTAACTTTATTGGCGATTGCTTTTCTGGCGAAAAACCAATCGTTAATTATTGCGGTACTGGTCCTGCTTGTGATGAAGATTGCGGGTGTTGAAGCCAAAACATTTTCGCTGCTCCAGGGTAAGGGTATTAACTGGGGAGTGACGGTTATCACTATTGCTGTCCTAGCACCCATTGCCAGCGGTGATATTGGCTTCAAAGATTTAGGTGGTGCTTTCAAGTCACCCTATGCATGGATTGCACTAATATCCGGTATGGCAGTTGCTCTGCTTGCGAAAGGCGGAGTTACCTTGCTGGCCGAAGATCCCCATATAACGACCGCTCTTGTCCTGGGAACAATTCTGGCCGTATCATTATTCAAAGGAGTAGCAGTTGGTCCTTTGATTGGTGCTGGCATTGCATTTGCAGCTATGAAAATCTTCGAATTATTTAAATAG
- the ytvI gene encoding sporulation integral membrane protein YtvI: MNLVYLHRTLRFIFVIGIVIAGALALFFVSKVTYPFIIGFLIAFMMNPLVNFFQERAKMPRSLAVLISLVLIMLVFAGLITLLVVEIASGAEYLAKVVPEHLVTLIDYIEHSFAAQLIPLYNQLTGMFQSLESGQQDTIMDNIQNVGATIGTTTGNFIKDFFEKIPNILSWFPNAATVLIFSLLGTFFISKDWYRLSAMGTRFLPNRARTSSKTVFDDLKKALFGFVRAQATLVSITTVIILIGLLILRVDYAITIALVTGIVDIIPYLGTGAVFVPWIIYEAIAGEMSTAIGLGVLYVVVLVQRQIMEPKILSSSIGLDPLATLIALFVGFKTIGFLGLIVGPVILVIFNTLQRANVFRDIWAFIKGKDEVIIK, translated from the coding sequence TTGAATCTAGTATACCTACATAGGACATTACGTTTTATTTTCGTTATCGGTATCGTTATAGCTGGCGCACTTGCACTTTTTTTCGTTTCCAAGGTAACTTACCCATTCATCATCGGCTTCCTGATTGCTTTTATGATGAATCCGCTCGTCAACTTTTTCCAGGAGCGGGCAAAAATGCCCCGGTCTCTGGCGGTACTCATTTCACTTGTGTTGATCATGTTGGTGTTCGCAGGACTGATCACATTGCTTGTTGTCGAGATAGCTTCAGGAGCTGAATATTTAGCGAAGGTTGTTCCTGAACATCTGGTTACTTTGATTGATTATATTGAACATTCATTTGCTGCTCAACTAATTCCACTTTACAACCAGCTAACAGGCATGTTCCAAAGTCTTGAATCGGGGCAGCAGGATACTATAATGGATAATATCCAAAACGTTGGCGCAACCATCGGGACAACGACAGGGAATTTCATCAAGGACTTTTTTGAAAAAATCCCCAACATTCTGTCCTGGTTCCCGAATGCAGCAACTGTCCTTATTTTCTCATTATTAGGCACTTTCTTCATAAGTAAAGACTGGTATAGATTATCGGCGATGGGTACCAGGTTTTTGCCTAATCGAGCAAGGACGAGCAGCAAGACTGTTTTTGACGATTTAAAAAAAGCATTATTTGGTTTTGTCAGGGCGCAGGCTACACTGGTGTCGATCACTACCGTCATTATCCTGATTGGTTTGCTGATCCTTCGTGTCGATTATGCCATCACGATTGCCCTGGTTACCGGTATCGTTGACATCATTCCATATCTCGGTACAGGTGCTGTCTTTGTCCCGTGGATCATTTATGAGGCTATTGCCGGAGAGATGAGTACTGCCATCGGTTTAGGGGTCTTGTATGTTGTCGTATTGGTACAGAGGCAGATCATGGAGCCAAAAATACTCTCATCAAGCATTGGGCTTGACCCGTTGGCCACCTTGATTGCTTTGTTCGTTGGCTTCAAGACCATCGGTTTCCTCGGACTGATTGTCGGTCCAGTCATTCTGGTGATTTTCAATACACTGCAACGCGCGAATGTGTTCCGGGATATTTGGGCATTCATCAAAGGCAAAGATGAAGTGATTATAAAATAA
- a CDS encoding FxsA family protein: MKYIFLFLVIVPAAEIGVLLLSGQTIGIWPTILLIILTGFLGAFLAKQQGLETIRRTQDQLSRGMMPGDVILDGVSILVGGTLLLTPGFITDTLGFLLLAPPTRKFFKALMLRLFRNWIDKGTIKVIR, translated from the coding sequence ATGAAATATATTTTTTTGTTTTTAGTTATTGTCCCGGCTGCTGAGATTGGTGTCTTGCTTCTTTCAGGTCAAACGATTGGGATTTGGCCGACGATTCTTCTCATCATCCTTACAGGTTTCCTCGGGGCATTTCTGGCCAAGCAGCAGGGTTTGGAAACGATAAGAAGAACTCAGGACCAGTTAAGTAGAGGCATGATGCCAGGCGATGTCATCCTGGATGGAGTCAGCATCTTAGTCGGCGGCACTCTTCTCCTGACACCGGGCTTCATTACTGACACTCTTGGATTTTTACTTCTGGCACCACCGACCAGGAAGTTTTTCAAAGCTTTAATGCTCAGATTATTCCGTAACTGGATTGATAAAGGTACAATCAAAGTAATTCGTTAA